Proteins found in one Methanofollis fontis genomic segment:
- a CDS encoding phosphate ABC transporter substrate-binding protein, translated as MESRNPGFLALPILALVIVAIFFTGCVGNGGDTTPTTQSISVTGSTTVLPIAQMAAEAFMDANTYADIQVSGGGSSVGVQAVGEGTADIGMASRDLKDSEKEKYPDLVQHIVARDGIAIIVHPSNSVDVLTEDQVKSIYLGDITRWNAVGGSDQAIVVVGRDSASGTREFFHESVMDREDFTPNQLEKNSNGAIQQTIAQTPGAIGYVGLGYIDDTIKAVKIDVDGTQVTPSVETVVAGEYPIARSLNMFTKGQPTGLAQDYLDSIMSAGGQAIVADEGFVPVK; from the coding sequence GTGGAGAGTAGAAACCCCGGATTCCTTGCATTGCCAATACTTGCACTGGTAATTGTAGCCATTTTCTTTACCGGTTGCGTTGGAAACGGCGGTGACACGACACCGACGACTCAGAGTATCTCGGTCACCGGTTCGACCACCGTCCTCCCGATCGCCCAGATGGCCGCCGAGGCATTCATGGACGCCAACACCTACGCCGACATCCAGGTGAGCGGCGGCGGTTCGAGCGTCGGTGTCCAGGCCGTCGGTGAAGGCACCGCCGATATCGGTATGGCCTCCCGCGACCTGAAGGACTCTGAGAAGGAGAAGTACCCCGACCTTGTTCAGCACATCGTCGCCCGTGACGGTATTGCAATCATCGTCCACCCCTCCAACTCCGTCGATGTCCTCACCGAGGACCAGGTGAAGTCCATCTACCTCGGCGATATCACCCGCTGGAATGCGGTCGGCGGATCCGACCAGGCAATCGTTGTCGTCGGGCGTGACAGCGCCTCGGGCACCCGCGAATTCTTCCACGAGAGTGTCATGGACAGGGAAGACTTCACGCCCAACCAGCTCGAGAAGAACTCGAACGGCGCAATCCAGCAGACCATTGCCCAGACCCCCGGCGCCATCGGCTATGTCGGTCTCGGCTACATCGACGACACCATCAAGGCCGTGAAGATCGATGTCGACGGCACGCAGGTCACCCCCTCCGTCGAGACCGTTGTCGCCGGCGAATACCCGATCGCCCGCTCCCTGAACATGTTCACGAAGGGCCAGCCCACCGGGCTTGCACAGGACTACCTGGACTCCATCATGAGCGCCGGGGGACAGGCGATCGTCGCTGATGAGGGCTTTGTGCCGGTAAAATAG